The proteins below are encoded in one region of Scylla paramamosain isolate STU-SP2022 chromosome 8, ASM3559412v1, whole genome shotgun sequence:
- the LOC135103099 gene encoding 60S ribosome subunit biogenesis protein NIP7 homolog, with amino-acid sequence MRPLKNEETVLVFTKLKKYIGSNVRALLERSDGLYCFRLHNGRIYYVKEDIMKFAATLPRDNIVSLGVCFGKITKGGKFLLHITALDFLHPYCQNKIWIKESAEQNFMYGNHVYKSGLSRISENTPKYAGVVVLSSKDIPLGFGVAAKATAECRHADPMDIICFHQADIGEYVRNEEALI; translated from the exons CATTGGAAGTAATGTCCGAGCCCTCTTAGAACGGTCAGATGGGCTCTATTGCTTCCGCCTTCATAACGGCAGAATATATTATGTGAAGGAAGACATAATGAAGTTTGCTGCAACTCTACCTCGGGACAACATTGTCTCTCTAGGGGTGTGTTTTGGCAAGataacaaaaggaggaaagttCTTACTTCACATCACAGCCTTAGACTTTCTTCATCCTTATTGCCAG AACAAAATATGGATCAAGGAGTCAGCAGAGCAAAACTTCATGTATGGCAATCATGTTTACAAGTCTGGCCTGTCACGAATTTCAGAAAATACTCCAAAGTATGCTGGGGTAGTTGTGCTTTCTTCAAAGGATATCCCATTG GGATTTGGAGTGGCTGCAAAAGCGACAGCGGAATGTCGACATGCTGACCCTATGGATATAATTTGTTTCCACCAAGCAGACATTGGAGAATATGTCAGAAATGAAGAGGCTTTGATCTAG